The following is a genomic window from Actinomadura rubteroloni.
TCGTAAGGACTAATCAGATACTGGGCTAGATCTTCCCCGTATGCTGTCTCAGCGAGAGACTTGTCGACGAAGTATCGCTTCTCTCCATCCAGTGCCGAATTCGTTTCAGCATCCGCGATTGCTAGCCCCGGAAGGCGTAGAAGAACTTGAGAACCTTCTTCATCTGGTTCTCGTCCATTGACATCAATGAATGCGGTGCGAAGCATGCTAACGTCAACAGGTCCGGTCTCATCACCGTTCGAGCGCGCAATTGTTGCTACGCGCGAAACGAGACGTTGAATGACCTGAGGGCGGACTGCGACAAACATACGCGATTCTCGCTCACAAACAGCGCTAAACAGCTTTCGCCATGCTGTAGTCGGGTTCCCTAGGGTAGAATCTATTTCCGAAAAAAGTTGCATTGACACTAGGTAGCCGATAAGCAAGGGGCGCGTCGGCATCCAGTCAGGCACGGACCATTGAACGCCTACTAGATCGAGATACTTTTGCAGCTGCTCCTTGTCGAAATCGTTCAAAGTAAGGAGGTTGCAGGTTAGCCCAAATCCAAGCGCATCCAGCATCTCTTTTTCGGAAGAGAAATAGTGGGATCGTCCGCAAGTGATTACACCCGAGTTAGTAGGAGTTTCCTCGATCAGTCGTCGCACGGGGGCTAGTGCCTCCCAGCGGAAATCCTTTAGATCTGACGCGCTGCCGAGCCACCGAGGAGGTACTACCTCGTCAAATCCATCTAGCAAAAGGGTGCATGAGCCAGCACGCCAAGCAGAAATAAGTTTATCCCCCTCCGGGAACCCGATCTCCTCGGCATGGCGTCGTATTATTTCTGCAGGGCTCCTAAGTCCCACACAATCCCGAAGATTAATGTGCAAGGGAAATCTCTTTAGCTTATGACTGCGAAGGTGTGCCTTTCGGAGGCTAAGATATATTTCTCTCAGTGCATGACTTTTGCCGATACCGAACTCTCCCGATAGCAAGAATCGTGACCCTGCCGCCAGTCTCTCCGAGACGTCGCCCACATGAAGAAGCCCGCCCTGTTTAGCGAAAAATGGCACTGGAACTTTAACGTCCGGAAAATTTTGACGAATTGAGTAGGCAATACTTCCGAACGGTGCCTTGCCGCGTGCTGCAAGGTATGCCTCCGAATTACAGAGCCTCCCCAGTAGGGTAGTCACGCTAATCGGATGGATCACTACTTGTGAGCCACGCAGCATTTGTGCAATCACTTTCTTTTGATCGGCTGTCGGCTCCTCTCTTGTGACAAACCAGCCAGTCAGGCTTTTAAATGCGTTTTCCGGCTTGCGTTGCAACTCGGTGAGCATATCTTTTGTTTTTTGGGCATCGTGCTTGGCTTTTTCGACATCCCTGCGAGTAGTAAACTCGTATGCGTGTATAGCATCGGAAGTGACGAAAATAGCGTCTCTTTCGCGGCCCTGGTAGAAGACCGGACCTTGCAATCCGGCCGGGTCGTGAATAGCTCGAGCTATGTTCAAAGCCCGCGCTTCAAACTCAAAACTAGACTCGTCCTGTGGCATTGATGGCCAACCGCTCTCATAACAGGTCAAACAGGTAGTTGGCCATGATAGCTGTCCACCGTGCTTCATGCAGGCATCTCGGAGATTTTCGACTTTGCGGCGTTCCTCCATGGTGCGGGGCGCGAGACCAAACCTGAAAAGGAGCATGGCAAGGCGCGCCGGGACCGGCCTGGAGAAGCCGCATGCTCGGTGTGCACCCCGCACGTGCGCCTGGCCGCGTAGCGGGTCGCCCTTGAACACGTAGAGTAAGTTCTCATTCGGGCGGGCGCTGGCGGTGCTGTGGTTGGTTAGGTCATGAGTTTGCGGAGGGTGGTGCGGGTTTGGTCGGCGAGGCTGACGGCTGCGCCTAGGCGGTTGTCGATGGTGACGTGGACGCCTGGTGGTGCATCGTCGGGGTTGAGGGTGCTGGTGTACTCGTCCCAGTGGCGCAGCTTCCAGTGGTCGCGGGGGCGTCGCGGGTCTCGATGTACTCGTGCATGGTGTCCAGGTCGCTGTTCACCCAGACAGCGGCGACGTCCACGCCTCGGGCCTTGCAACGGTGCGTCAGGCGGGGAAGCCATCCGAGGGTGTTCAGCTCGTTGATGAACGGGGCGGCAAGGATCAGGGAGACTCCGCAGTCGATGTTGCTGTAGGCCAGGTTCATCAGCGACCGGTACTCGTGCGGGCGGACGTCGTCGCGGTACAGGTCGGTCTGGCGGTCGTGGGGGTCTCCGCCGAGGGAGACCAGGAGGCGTTCGGTCATGCGGCGCGTGAGGGCGTCCTTGTCCAGGACCGCCCATCCCGACAGGTCGGCCAGGAAGCGGGCGAACTCGGTCTTGCCCGATCCCGCGTAGCCGCCGACCAAGACGAGGACGGGTGCGCCGCCAGCGTTGGCGACGGTGCGGCCGTGCCACGCGTTGGCGATCCGGGCCTTCAGCGCTTCGCCGTCAGGGAAGAACGCCGACAGGTCGAACGGGAACCCGGCCGGCCCGGTGTCGATGCCCCGGGCATGGGCGGCCATGCGCTCCAGGACGGCGAGCGGCACGTCGTGCGCTCGGGCGATGCGGGGAAGCCAGTCGTCAAGGATACGGTCGCCGCGCTCCCACCGGGACACCTCGTTGCGCGTGAGGGTCGCCGTTCCCGCCAGCTCGTTCAGCAACTCGGCTTGAGCGCGCTGGCTGCGGGTGCCACGTAGGCGCGCGAGATACCGGCCACCGCACTCATTTCGGTAGTCAGAGGCTCTACGACTCAGGGCTGGCGGCAGGGCTTTCAATGGCCAGCGTGAGCTGGACGATTATTGCGGGCGCATCGGTGGATCGTGGTGACGTTGCACCTTTCTGTCGGTGCCGCTCGGCGTGGTCAGAGGGCGGCGAGTTTGGCGGCCAGTTTGGGGGTTGGGGCGCTGTCGCGGGAGCGCCAGGCGTAGCCCTCCACCTCTTCCGCCTGGAGTACGACCTTGGGTTCTTTCACCCAGAGTGCCCAGCGGAAGTCGGCGTGCCAGTGTTCGGGTTCGCCTTTGGCCGGGTTGGCGGGGATGGTGTGGACGTCGATGTCGACCGGGGTGACGTCGTGGCCGGGTGGGGCGACGGCGCCGTGCCAGGAGATTCCGGTTTCCTCTTCCAGTTCGCGTAGCGCCGCGTAGGGCAGTGCGTCGTCTTCGGGTTCCAGGTGGCCGCCGGGCAGCAGCCAGCGGCCGAGCGCGATGTGCTGGATGAGCAGGAGCCGGCGGGTGTCGTCGATGACCACGGCACCACAGGTGACGTGCCCGCCGTTGAACTCCTTGCGCGAGGTCAGGTCGGTTCCGGCGTCGAGCGCGTCGGTGAGGGGCCGCAGGTGGTCGGTCTCGTTGGGGTAGCGGGCCAGGTACCGGGCGACGGTGGTCCGGATTTCGTCGTGGGTGATGCTCATCGGTCCGTCCCATCGAAGTAGCGCAGCCAGGTCGCGGCGATCAGGTTGCGTTGGGGCATGTCCAGCTCGCATTCCGGGTTCATGGCACGACGGCATGGTGGCGAGGAGGTCGCAAACGCGTCCTCCTCAGCGCCAGCGGCGGGTCTCGTTGATCTGCTCTTTGCGGCGGAACGCGTCCTCAAGGTCGATCCCGGCCCGGTTGCATACCGAGACGAGCATGATCAAGGCGTCTGCGGCCTCGCTTCCGAGGTCGGCGGCGCTGCGTTCCCCGTTCTGCGGTTGCCCGTTGTAGGCGGCGACCGCGTCGAGGACTTCGCCGGCCTCGCTGCCGAACTTGAGCGCCTGGTCGGTGATGCTGCGGCCGATGAAGCCGCGCTCGACCTCCAGCCTGCGGACGTATTCCTGGACGTCCTTCAACGCCGCACCCTGCGGCAAGGGCTCCATGAGCAGTGCCATCCTCGCGGGAGTGATGGGGTGGGATCGCCGGGAGGCTAGCAGCGGCGAGTGATCGCCGTGGCCCGTCTGCGCTTATTGAGTGACGGGTTGGTGCTCAGGGGCCTTCGAACGTTGCGAGTCGGCGGGCGTGCGAGCGGACGTAGGGCGCGAGGCGGACGGGGTTCCGATCGGCGGCTTGGAGAATGATCGCCGCGACGGTTGCGCGTCCGTGGGCCGGCTGGGCTAGGTCACGCCGTTCGGTTCGTCGCTTGAAGCTCCTCCGGGGAGCAGCGGTGGCATCGTCCTCAGCCGCTCTTCGAGCGTTTCGGCGTGAACGCCGGAGTCCGCGGTGACCAGATCGCCGTGAAGTTGCCGCAGTCGCTCGCGGCTCGTGGCGCGCAACGACTGTGCGGGCACCGCGTCCAGTACCTCGGCTGCGAGTGCGGCGGCGTCTCCGTAACGCCCGCGGGCCGCCTCCCCACGGGCCAGTACGAGCGTTGCCGCCGCCCACGCGGGGCGTGACGGCGACAGACCGGCACGCGACGCCTCCGCGTGGTCGCGGCATTCGGCATGGTCACCCATGTCCCGCGCCGCCTCGGCGAGATGCAGCCGCAGTTCGGTCAGATCGAAACCGAATCGGCCCGGTTGGTCGCCCTCGGGGTCGGCGGCCATCGCGTCCTGCGCCGAGCCGACCACTGCGGCGGCCTCGGCACGGTCGCCGACAGCGGCCAGCGACCGCAGCCGTCCCCACGCCAGGAGTTGCGCGTACCGGAGTGGCGTGTCGGCGTACTCCAGCGCCCGTTCGGACAGCGCCAACGCCTCGTCGTGGCTGCCGAGGCTGTTGGCGAGCATGGTCTTCGCACCAAGTGACCAGCCCACGAGCCACCGATCCCCGGCCGCGTTCCCCAGCCGGTGCGCGGTCTCCAGATGAATGCGCGCCGCGGCGTAGTCCCCCAGGACGTACGCCAGGTTGCCGACGAGCGCCGACAGCCACCCGGCGGCGCGCCTCAGATCCGCCCGCCGTGCGTCGGGCTGCGGCTGCCGCAGCATCAAGGCGACCAGCGCGCGGGTCCGATGCGCTTCGTCCGCGAGCTCGGCGGGCGGGTACTTGGAGAAATGCAGGGAGTAGTAGCCGACCGCGGCGTCGAGCTGGTCCATGACCTGCGGGCCGCCGCCCGGTCCGTCAGCCTCTAAGGCGAGTTGCAACGACTCGCGGAGCTTGGCGAGCGGGGCGTTCGCGCGATCGGGCATGAGGAGCCATCCATCCGAGTTGAACCGCCGGCCTTGGGGCGGTCAGCCGTCCAGGTACAGCAGTGCCGTGATCGTTTTCTTGCAGATGTCGCAGTGCATCAGAGCTTCTTCGGAAGCTAGGTCGGCTTCTACGGTGGTGATGCGGTCTATTACGCCGGAGGCTCGTTCGTCCTCGAACGCCTTTTGCCAGCGGGCGGTGTTGGTGGCGAGGTCGGTGACGTACCGGGTGGTCATTTCGTAGAACGCTCGGACCCCGTGCTCTTTCATGTAGCCCCAGTTGAACTCTAGGGATCGGAGAGCGATCGGGAACGGGTGGTGGACCAGTCCCTTGGCCCATCGTTCGGTCATGTCGGCGATGTCCAACCGGGCCGCGCGCTCGTTCAGGACAGTCCACATGCCTGAGGCGTCGTACTCTTCGGTGACGTCGGCGAGCAGGTGGGAGGCGGCTTTCAGGTTGGCCGCCTTGCGGTCGAAGAGTTTCAGCGCCTCGTCGGCCGCGTTACCGTTCGGGTTCTTGCGGGCCGTGTCGATCGTTGTCTTGAGCTGGACGGCGTAGGCGGCCTCCCAGGACAGGTGCTCGCCGAACGTGGCCCAGGGATCAGGGAATCCTCGTTCGGCGACGGCGGCGAAGATCCGGTCAGCTTGAACGCCCATGCCCTGCCTCCGGTGTGCAGACGGCTCCTCAGGCTCTACATCGTGAACTTGGAGTCGATGGCCGTGAAGACGTCGGTGGCCGAAACCCGCTCTTGGTTTCCCGACTCCATGTCGCGGATGGTGACGGTGCCTTCGGCGTGCTCGTCGTCGCCTTGTAGGAGCGCGTAGCGGGCCTGGCGGTCGGCGGCCCATTTGAGCTGCTTGCCGAGCTTGCGGCTGGTGCCGAGGAAGATCTCCGCCCGGTGGCCCGCACGCCGCAGGCCCTGGACGAAGCCGAGCGCGTCTGTGGCGTAATCCTCGTTCATGACGGTGACCGCAACGTCGATGCGGTCGGTCCCCTGATCCTCGTCGCCTAGCGCGCCGATGATCCGTTCGACGCCGATCGAGAAGCCGCAAGCGGTGACGTCCGGACCGCCGAGCGTCTCGATCAGGTGGTCGTACCGGCCGCCGGACGCGATGGAACCCGGCATCCCCGGCGCGACCACCTCCCAGATCGAGCCCGTGTAGTAGTCCAGGCCCCGGACCAAGTTCGGCGCGAACCGGATGCGCTCCTCACCCACGTGCGGTCCGGCCAGCTCCAGCAGACGGTCCACCTCCGCCAGTCCGTCGCGGCCCTCGGCGTTGTCCTTCAGCGCGGCGCGCATCCGGTCCACGGCGTCTTCGACGGTGACGTCGCGGACCAGTTCTTGGGCGACGCTCTGCTCCAGGCCGCGTCCGTCCACCAGTTCGGCGACCACCGCTTCGGGCCGCTGCTTGTCCAGCTTGTCCAGCGTGATCAAGGCACCGGCAGCGCGGTCGGCAGGGACCCCGTACACCTGCATGAGGCCGGTGAGTGCCCGCCGCGAGTTGACCAGGATCGTGAAGTCTTCGACGCCCATCGCGTCCAAGGCGTCCGCGCCCGCGCACACGACCTCGGCCTCCACCAGCGGCGACGACGAGCCCACGACGTCGACATCGCACTGGGTGAACTCGCGGAACCGGCCCCGTCCCGGACGGTCGGCCCGCCACACCGGCCCGATCGCGTACCGCTTGTACGGGGTGGGCAACCGGCTCCCGTGCGCCGCGACGACCCGCGCCAGCGGCACCGTCAGGTCATAGCGCAACGCCATGTCCGCCTCGCCGCTGGCCTCGTGCGCGCCCCGCTTGAGGATCTTGAAGATGAGCTTGTCGCCCTCGTCCCCGTACTTGCCGGTCAGCGTCTCCAGCCGCTCGAACGCCGGCGTCTGCAACGGCTCGAACCCGTACCGCTCGAACACCGTCCGCGCCGCCGCGAACACCCGTTCTCGCCGCCGAAGATCCCCGGCCAGGAAGTCCCGCGTTCCCGACGGCGGCTCGAACTGCTGCGACGCCATGTCCATCCCCTCGATCACGTTCGCTGTGGCACGACGCCCCAACGTAATGGAGCCGTCA
Proteins encoded in this region:
- a CDS encoding NUDIX hydrolase — encoded protein: MSITHDEIRTTVARYLARYPNETDHLRPLTDALDAGTDLTSRKEFNGGHVTCGAVVIDDTRRLLLIQHIALGRWLLPGGHLEPEDDALPYAALRELEEETGISWHGAVAPPGHDVTPVDIDVHTIPANPAKGEPEHWHADFRWALWVKEPKVVLQAEEVEGYAWRSRDSAPTPKLAAKLAAL
- a CDS encoding MazG nucleotide pyrophosphohydrolase domain-containing protein; its protein translation is MALLMEPLPQGAALKDVQEYVRRLEVERGFIGRSITDQALKFGSEAGEVLDAVAAYNGQPQNGERSAADLGSEAADALIMLVSVCNRAGIDLEDAFRRKEQINETRRWR
- a CDS encoding NACHT domain-containing protein, encoding MPQDESSFEFEARALNIARAIHDPAGLQGPVFYQGRERDAIFVTSDAIHAYEFTTRRDVEKAKHDAQKTKDMLTELQRKPENAFKSLTGWFVTREEPTADQKKVIAQMLRGSQVVIHPISVTTLLGRLCNSEAYLAARGKAPFGSIAYSIRQNFPDVKVPVPFFAKQGGLLHVGDVSERLAAGSRFLLSGEFGIGKSHALREIYLSLRKAHLRSHKLKRFPLHINLRDCVGLRSPAEIIRRHAEEIGFPEGDKLISAWRAGSCTLLLDGFDEVVPPRWLGSASDLKDFRWEALAPVRRLIEETPTNSGVITCGRSHYFSSEKEMLDALGFGLTCNLLTLNDFDKEQLQKYLDLVGVQWSVPDWMPTRPLLIGYLVSMQLFSEIDSTLGNPTTAWRKLFSAVCERESRMFVAVRPQVIQRLVSRVATIARSNGDETGPVDVSMLRTAFIDVNGREPDEEGSQVLLRLPGLAIADAETNSALDGEKRYFVDKSLAETAYGEDLAQYLISPYDSHALSRSASWVQAASELGIGVATAACVDAGVTATGVIAAAKRRQNNHQYDAVLADALRVHFELGPGKGNTREQFLIEGVIFPFLTLSGDDPIQSRTTFSDCVIETLDVSDVDAGEKVPIFRNTIIGYLEGASRIPDWLNKNLTSCEIYNFSAPNRTTAAIMELKISPERRVALAILKKIYAQPGSGRKEGALFRGMDMRSRELVPDVIGKLVSGGWISPAPAGREHLYVQVKGIRGRVMRALDDPASFYF
- a CDS encoding AAA family ATPase, which produces MLNELAGTATLTRNEVSRWERGDRILDDWLPRIARAHDVPLAVLERMAAHARGIDTGPAGFPFDLSAFFPDGEALKARIANAWHGRTVANAGGAPVLVLVGGYAGSGKTEFARFLADLSGWAVLDKDALTRRMTERLLVSLGGDPHDRQTDLYRDDVRPHEYRSLMNLAYSNIDCGVSLILAAPFINELNTLGWLPRLTHRCKARGVDVAAVWVNSDLDTMHEYIETRDAPATTGSCATGTSTPAPSTPTMHHQASTSPSTTA
- the hisS gene encoding histidine--tRNA ligase; this encodes MASQQFEPPSGTRDFLAGDLRRRERVFAAARTVFERYGFEPLQTPAFERLETLTGKYGDEGDKLIFKILKRGAHEASGEADMALRYDLTVPLARVVAAHGSRLPTPYKRYAIGPVWRADRPGRGRFREFTQCDVDVVGSSSPLVEAEVVCAGADALDAMGVEDFTILVNSRRALTGLMQVYGVPADRAAGALITLDKLDKQRPEAVVAELVDGRGLEQSVAQELVRDVTVEDAVDRMRAALKDNAEGRDGLAEVDRLLELAGPHVGEERIRFAPNLVRGLDYYTGSIWEVVAPGMPGSIASGGRYDHLIETLGGPDVTACGFSIGVERIIGALGDEDQGTDRIDVAVTVMNEDYATDALGFVQGLRRAGHRAEIFLGTSRKLGKQLKWAADRQARYALLQGDDEHAEGTVTIRDMESGNQERVSATDVFTAIDSKFTM